A section of the Prochlorococcus sp. MIT 1341 genome encodes:
- a CDS encoding ABC transporter substrate-binding protein: MSSFIAYFLLLINLFLFSSCKPDKVNSRIVVASAGKITSLDPAQASTFDVLQLLSGLGDTLYKFDQNGSLIPRLASELPIFSDLGKTITIPLRKDIYFHDGTPFNSYAMAFTFRRFMRIGRLNYLIGGRISSIETPSPYLIRLRLTRASSSIEGLLTSINLTPVSPTAYSDHQNKFLNDRFIGTGPYKLTRFNRQQQRLDPFHLYWGKPAQNKGIDFIKLSNSTALFGAMKSGEIDVLLSNALDEDQHLALHKMSLNGNLREGLGRALEIGYITFRSNIEPLSNPIIRTALSYSLDRKLIVDRVSYGLRKPLRSLLPPTLKSIEDSPWPSYNPVKAYSLFKSVGYCDDKKLTIPFTFRSNVPADKLLALTWKEQIDRDLSDCLKLTLQGVESITVYKQLGQGAFDAVMLDWRGSYPGIEAYLTPLLSCSKFRDSYCEEGEAAISGSFWSSFGLEESLQLSDKTVGDQRKELLNSVERMAAKGGAYLPVWLVTPKAWAQSRLAVPEFDGSGQLLLERLREH; this comes from the coding sequence TTGAGTTCTTTTATAGCTTATTTTTTATTACTCATAAATTTATTTTTATTTTCTTCATGCAAACCTGACAAGGTTAACTCACGTATTGTTGTAGCTAGTGCAGGTAAAATAACATCTTTAGACCCAGCACAGGCAAGTACTTTTGATGTACTTCAGCTTCTAAGTGGCTTGGGTGACACGCTTTATAAATTTGATCAAAATGGTTCTTTAATCCCGCGCTTGGCATCGGAATTACCAATTTTTAGTGATTTAGGCAAGACAATTACGATTCCACTTCGTAAGGATATTTATTTTCACGACGGCACACCTTTTAATTCTTATGCAATGGCATTTACCTTTAGGAGGTTTATGCGTATTGGCAGGTTGAATTACCTGATAGGAGGAAGAATATCTTCAATTGAAACTCCTTCACCTTACTTAATACGTTTAAGGCTTACAAGAGCTTCAAGTTCAATTGAGGGATTGCTTACATCAATAAACCTTACTCCTGTTTCTCCGACTGCTTATTCTGACCATCAAAATAAATTCCTTAATGATCGCTTCATAGGAACTGGCCCGTATAAATTAACTAGATTTAATAGGCAACAGCAAAGGTTGGATCCTTTTCACTTGTATTGGGGTAAACCTGCTCAAAATAAGGGCATTGATTTTATTAAACTCAGCAATTCAACTGCTCTTTTTGGTGCGATGAAGAGTGGAGAGATAGATGTACTTTTATCAAATGCTTTAGATGAGGATCAGCATCTGGCATTACACAAGATGTCATTAAATGGAAACTTACGAGAAGGTTTGGGTAGAGCTCTTGAAATTGGGTACATTACTTTTAGAAGTAACATTGAGCCTTTAAGTAATCCAATCATTAGGACTGCCCTTTCCTATAGCTTAGATAGGAAACTTATAGTAGATAGGGTTAGTTATGGTTTAAGGAAGCCTTTAAGGTCTTTGCTTCCTCCAACTTTAAAGTCTATTGAAGATAGTCCTTGGCCAAGTTATAATCCAGTAAAAGCATATTCGCTATTTAAGAGTGTTGGTTATTGTGATGATAAAAAGCTAACTATTCCTTTTACTTTTCGCTCAAATGTTCCTGCCGACAAGCTTCTTGCCTTGACATGGAAGGAGCAAATTGATAGAGACCTTTCTGACTGTCTCAAACTTACATTGCAGGGTGTTGAATCTATTACTGTTTACAAGCAACTTGGCCAAGGGGCTTTTGATGCTGTAATGCTTGACTGGCGAGGCTCTTATCCAGGCATTGAGGCGTATTTAACGCCTTTGTTAAGTTGTAGCAAGTTCAGAGACTCATACTGTGAGGAGGGAGAAGCCGCTATTAGTGGAAGCTTTTGGTCTTCTTTCGGATTAGAGGAAAGTTTGCAACTTAGTGATAAAACAGTTGGAGATCAACGTAAAGAGCTTTTGAACTCTGTCGAAAGAATGGCAGCAAAGGGTGGTGCTTATTTGCCGGTTTGGCTAGTCACCCCAAAAGCATGGGCACAGAGTCGTTTAGCTGTCCCTGAATTTGATGGAAGTGGACAACTTTTGCTTGAGCGACTTAGGGAACATTGA
- a CDS encoding homoserine dehydrogenase — protein sequence MNKRIGIGLLGLGTVGTGVMNIMRNAAGRHPLVHQLDLVRVAVRDLKRERNVEVSPLLLTSNPQDVVDDPAVEIVVEVMGGIEPARQLILRSIAAGKSVVTANKAVIARHGEEIAIAASKSGVYVLIEAAVGGGIPIIEPLKQSLGANRIDRVSGIINGTTNYILSRMTKEGVPYPKVLKEAQQLGFAEADPASDVEGLDAADKISILSRLAFGGLIDREAIPTRGISDLKALDIDYAKQLGYCVKLLAVSERFDKDTILEKSLSLGVRVQPTLIPIDHPLAGVNDVNNAILVEGDPIGEVMFYGPGAGSGPTASAVVADILNIAGISQVAARRGSVDPLLAAASWRKCHLVDPKKIVQRNYVRLRAVDTPGVIGSIGTCFGKEGVSIQSIVQFDVSEGNAEIVVITHAVSHGQMTDALIAIQALPEVKGISAHLGCL from the coding sequence ATGAATAAAAGAATTGGCATAGGACTGCTTGGTCTAGGCACAGTTGGCACTGGTGTCATGAACATCATGAGGAATGCTGCCGGGAGGCATCCTCTTGTTCATCAGTTGGACCTGGTTCGTGTAGCGGTAAGAGATTTAAAACGGGAAAGAAATGTTGAGGTTTCTCCTCTTTTACTCACGAGCAATCCCCAAGATGTTGTTGACGACCCAGCTGTTGAAATAGTTGTGGAGGTGATGGGGGGAATTGAACCAGCAAGACAATTAATTTTGAGATCAATTGCTGCAGGGAAATCTGTTGTAACGGCCAATAAGGCTGTTATTGCAAGACATGGTGAAGAGATTGCAATTGCAGCATCTAAATCAGGTGTTTATGTCCTAATTGAGGCAGCTGTAGGTGGGGGGATACCGATTATTGAGCCATTAAAACAATCTCTAGGAGCTAATCGCATTGATCGAGTTAGCGGAATTATTAATGGGACAACTAATTACATACTTAGTCGAATGACAAAAGAGGGAGTTCCTTATCCCAAAGTCCTAAAAGAAGCTCAGCAACTTGGCTTTGCTGAAGCTGATCCTGCTTCAGATGTTGAAGGCCTTGATGCTGCTGATAAGATCTCTATTCTTAGTCGATTGGCTTTTGGAGGACTAATAGATCGTGAGGCTATTCCTACTAGAGGAATCAGCGATTTAAAAGCACTTGATATTGACTATGCTAAACAACTTGGCTATTGCGTAAAACTGCTTGCCGTATCTGAACGTTTTGACAAAGATACTATTCTTGAAAAGTCTTTATCACTCGGTGTTCGTGTTCAACCTACCCTTATCCCAATAGATCATCCATTGGCTGGGGTGAATGATGTGAATAACGCGATACTCGTAGAAGGTGATCCTATTGGAGAGGTTATGTTTTATGGCCCTGGTGCTGGTTCCGGGCCTACTGCTTCAGCTGTTGTTGCTGACATATTAAATATTGCGGGTATTAGTCAGGTTGCTGCAAGGAGAGGTTCAGTTGACCCTCTCCTTGCAGCGGCTAGTTGGCGTAAATGTCATTTGGTGGACCCCAAAAAAATTGTTCAAAGAAATTATGTGCGTCTTAGAGCAGTAGATACTCCTGGTGTTATTGGATCTATAGGAACTTGCTTTGGGAAGGAGGGTGTCTCTATTCAATCAATTGTTCAATTTGATGTGTCTGAAGGTAATGCGGAAATTGTTGTTATAACTCATGCGGTGAGCCATGGTCAGATGACGGATGCTCTGATTGCTATTCAAGCGCTGCCTGAAGTAAAAGGAATTTCAGCTCATTTGGGATGTCTTTAA
- a CDS encoding SufE family protein: MNQDSNATFKSFGSKALDEMVSKLQRTMDPKRKYEYVLWLSKKLPGFDPERFPKSVRVKGCVSQVHIYAELINEKLQWYGYSDALITRGLLALLINGLSGLSPEEVLAIDPGFIAETGLQVSLTPSRANGFMNILLTMKSLANDIKTAQA; this comes from the coding sequence ATGAATCAAGACTCAAATGCCACCTTCAAGAGCTTTGGTAGCAAAGCCTTAGACGAGATGGTCTCTAAATTGCAAAGGACCATGGATCCGAAGAGGAAATATGAGTATGTTTTATGGCTTTCAAAGAAACTTCCTGGATTTGACCCTGAGAGGTTCCCTAAATCAGTAAGGGTTAAAGGGTGTGTTTCACAAGTTCATATTTATGCCGAACTTATCAATGAAAAACTTCAGTGGTATGGATATTCAGATGCCCTTATAACAAGAGGTCTGCTTGCTTTATTGATTAATGGTTTATCTGGGTTGTCGCCAGAAGAGGTTTTAGCAATAGATCCAGGCTTCATAGCTGAGACTGGTTTACAGGTCAGTCTTACGCCATCACGAGCGAATGGTTTTATGAATATTCTTTTAACTATGAAGAGTCTTGCTAATGATATTAAGACTGCTCAAGCTTAA
- a CDS encoding 5-formyltetrahydrofolate cyclo-ligase, with the protein MTPNLTIKEQKRRFFLNLRKDENVVTQKLIFQEVSKYLNHFLSYQNSDGYIGIYWPLSGEIDLRSLSKCLNFSLALPASDLDGGLSYHPWKDFPLGKDVYGIPAPIHLPSLSAKDLKLLLVPALSIDKAGIRLGYGAGCFDRLRSIDPWRSIPALVVLPQACVSSNLLPCDSWDVPFNGWISETGITFCSSKNR; encoded by the coding sequence ATGACTCCAAACCTCACTATTAAAGAACAAAAGAGAAGGTTTTTTCTTAATCTTCGAAAAGATGAGAATGTGGTTACTCAGAAATTAATTTTTCAGGAAGTATCAAAGTATTTAAATCACTTTTTAAGTTATCAGAATTCCGATGGATATATAGGAATTTATTGGCCATTAAGTGGAGAGATTGATTTGCGATCGTTATCTAAATGTTTAAATTTCTCCTTGGCGCTTCCAGCTTCAGATCTTGATGGTGGTCTTTCTTATCATCCTTGGAAAGACTTTCCCCTTGGCAAAGATGTCTACGGGATTCCTGCTCCGATTCACTTACCTAGTCTTTCAGCTAAAGATCTCAAGCTTCTTCTCGTCCCAGCTTTGTCTATAGATAAAGCTGGGATAAGGTTGGGATATGGAGCTGGCTGTTTTGATCGTCTGAGAAGTATTGATCCTTGGCGATCAATTCCAGCCCTTGTTGTCTTGCCACAGGCTTGCGTATCATCCAATCTATTGCCGTGTGATTCCTGGGACGTGCCTTTTAATGGTTGGATTAGTGAAACAGGGATCACTTTTTGCTCATCAAAGAACAGATGA